GGAAGCTCAAAAGCAGTTTGAACTGGTTCAGCAGCACGAAGTGATTTCCAAGCTGATGGAAGAAGAGCAGCGTATGAGCCAGCTTGTTGGCGATATTAACAAGATCATCACAGAGCCTCTTGAAGCACTCTACGGCACTGGTGAAGAACAATAAGTAACGATCTTAAACCGGTCATTCATCATTGAATGACCGGTTTTTGTGTGCTTTTAAGCGTGGATCCGGTACCTGGAGACAGATCATAAAAAGCTTACGCCATAAAGGGCACTGTTGCGGATGAGGTTATTCTGACATGCATAAACGTTTAATAAACGGTATACTGAAAAGAAAACAATGGCAAAGGTGGAGATTGATGATGGATCGTGAAGCGTGGTTAAAAAGAGCGGATAAAGCGATAACGGCACATGAGGAAGGAACTCCCCAACTCTTTTTATATGAACTCATGGGGTTTGAATTCCAATACGATGAAGAAGCAGAAACCGTTGCCATTAAGGCACCGGTTACGGAGATTACGTTTAACCCGGTAGGCTTTATTCACGGTGGGATCCTGCATTACCTTGCCGACACCGCCATGGGTCATTTGTGTGCGGCGTTTTTGCAAGCGCCTGCTGTATCCCTCGAACTGAAGACACAATACTTCTCATCAGCGAAAGATGGTCACATGCATGCACTGGCGTCGTTTAAAAAGCGCGGCAAAACGATTCAGTTTATTACCTGCAGTGTGAGTGACGACGAGGGGAATCTTTTAAGCGAAACTACGGGAACCTTCTACAGGCTCCCGCAATCCAGATAATCCGTTACGCATGAAAATAAAGCAGTTGCCCCTGGCTGTTTACCACACGGGCGGTGTGCCCCAAAAGGCTTTGTTCCTCCAGTTGCTTCATTCCGAGCTCGCGGCCTTCTGAATCCGTCTCAGCTTCGATGACATCATTCATCAGGTTTTTCCCGATTTTGTCGTAGGCGGTTACATAATACTTTGCCATTGGTTATCCCTCCTGGTCTGAATACTCATTCATTCTTATACCCGCAGGAAGCTGATGGAAAACCAGAACAAACGAAAGAGGTGCAGTTATGATTTCATTTATCCACTGTGCGGACCTTCATCTCGGACGCCCGGTCAAAACAAACAGTAACCTGAAAAATAACCAGGAAGAACTGGTGAAAGAAGCCGCTTACCGTTCTTTTGAGAAGATGGTTGACGAGGCTTTGGCTGAAGAGGTGGATTTCGTTTTGATTGCAGGGGATCTTTTCGATGAAGAGGTCCGGTCCCTGAGAGGCCAATGGTTTATCAAAAGGCAGTGCGAGAGGCTGAATGAAAAGGGGATAGCTGTTTATATCAGTCATGGGAATCATGACCCGCTGATCGAGGAAGAAGCAGTCGGATACCCAGCCAATGTGAAAGTTTTCCCTGTTGGTGGTGAAACATTTTTCTACCGCCATGAGTCTGGAGAAACGCTTGCAATCAGTGGATTCAGTTACCCGCAAAAAGAATTTACAGAAAAAGCCAAAGCGTATTTTCCAAACCGGACGGAAGATGCGACTTGGCACATCGGCGTTCTTCACGGTCAGGCTGGAAACAGCGCTTCGGATCACGCTCCTTATGCGCCATTTAATCTGTCTGAGCTGAGAAACCTGAGATATGATTACTGGGCTTTGGGCCATATCCATAAGCGAATGACTTTAAGTGAAGAACCGCCTGTGTATTACCCGGGAAATATGCAGGGTGCGCACCGGAAAGAATCCGGGGAAAAAGGATACCTGAAGGTCTCTATATCAGGAGGGGTTTTTACAGCTTCATTCAAGGCAACGGCGCCCGTTCAATATCAGAACGTGCATGTGGACGTTTCCGGGACCGAACAGCTGGATGATATCGTTCAGCGTTTTGCCGATGAAGTACAAGCTTTTCCCCTCGCTGCACTGACGATCGTGACGGTTATGTTTTTCGGGGAGACTTCGCGCTTTTCACAATTCGTGAACAGTCATAACAATGGCGAATTGAAAGAGCTGCTGCAAGAAGGCCTGGGAATGCAGGAGGAAGTCATTATTGATACGATCCGCTTGAAAGGTCTCGTGGATCACGAAGCGGCGGAACGATTACGGGAGGATTCACTATACAGAGATTTATTGTCAATCAGGGAGTCGCTCAGATCAAAAGAGGACTGGTTCAAAGACATAACAACCGATCTTGAACGAAATGCCCGTTACCGTAAAGTATCTGCCAAGCTTGGTTCAGTCCAGGAAGATCAGGAAATTGCTGATGAAGCTGTGGAACGGGTTACTTCTGCACTCATCCAAAAGGAGGCCGATCGATCGTGAGAATCAGCCGGATTCATATTTATGGGTATGGTAAATGGGTTGATTTCGACCTGACATTTCAAGATGATGTACCGGTGACACTTACCGGAAACAACGAAGCCGGGAAATCGACGATTCTCTCTTTTATTTATGCGGTATTATTCGGTTTTCCTGGTGGCGGAGACGACAGGAAGCCTCGCAAATCGAAACAGTACGGCGGTTTTCTTGAATTTACGAATGAGGAAGAGAAAGTCTGGCGCATTGAACGCATCGCTTCAAGGCGTAAAACCGGGGATGTGACAATCACGGCTCCGGATGGTTTGAAGGAAGGAAAAGAAGGGGTTGCACGATTTCTCGGAGGCCTTGATGAAAAGAGTTTCAAAGGCGTATTTTTGATCGATCTCGAGGGCATCAGTCAATTGTCGTCTCTGAAACCTGAAGACATGAATGAATTTCTGTATGATGCGGGCTTTGAACGCGGTAAAATCCTGACTGAAATTGAACGTGAACTGACGAAGGAGCAAGAAGAGCTTTTCAAAGCGCAAGGCCAGAAGCCGTACATGAACCAGCTCTTGTCGGAACTCGATTATCTCGACAAAAAAATACAGGAAACCGAAAAACAGCTGGGTTCATTATCATCGATGAAAAAAGAATTGGAAACGACATCCCTGCGTCAGGAAGAACTCGAGAGCGAATTCAGTGCCACGGAAACTGAACGTCGCCGGATGACGTTGGCAAATAGCTTTGAAGGAGTGATTCGGGAATGGTACACCCTTGAAAACGCAAAGGAACAAGAAGATCAATCCATTCTTGATCATTTCCCTCAAGAAGGGATCGACCGGCTGGAAAAACTTCAAGAAGAAATGGTGACCCTTCGTGCAAAAATCAGCGGGAGACGAAGCGAGAGCAAAACCTTGTCTGAAAAGATCGACTCAATGTCAAATACGATCCCAGGGGACGAAGAACTCTCACACATTCGGGAAGTGGAGAAGAATGCGAGTCTCTTCACCCATAAAAAAAGTGAGCTCGAACGCCTCGATGCGAGAGACAGAGAGAAACAGGCACGTCAGGAAGTCCTTGAAGAAAAATGGTCTTCCATTCCACGCGAAGTCTTTCAAGAAGCGGTAGCCGATGGGTATCAACTGCATCAATTTGAACAGCTGAAGATGAGGTTGCAGGAAATAAAACTCCTGGAAAAAGAAAAAGAGCAACAGTTAAAAACCGTGAGTGAACGAATCAGGCAGGCGGAACTCCGGCGGACTGAATGGCAGGAAAAGCAATTGCCGGACGAAGAAAAAGCGTCGATTCAACGGGATATGCAACATTACGAAGCTTATCAGGAACAGCAAAAACAAAACGAGCGCATCAAGCGTGATTTGTCACGTCTGGAAGAACAAAAAGAAGAACTGGATGCACGAATGCATGGACAGACCGCGCGGTTGAGGCTGGTGGGCATCATCGGGATTCTCTTGTTTGCAGGGCTTCTGTTCGTGTCGGAGTGGATCGTAGCCGGGGTTATGCTGATTTTGAGTGGTGCCTGGAGTGTAAGCATCGTGGTGGATCTCAGGCACATGAAACAAAAGAAAAAATCAATGAGAAGCGAGGCGGAAGAGCTTGAACAGTATCAGGTTGAAACGTCCCCTCATTACATGAATTTGGAAGAGCTCTCGAAAACAATGAAAGCGGATGATGAAATCCGGATGAAAATCAGTGCGCTTGATGAAGAGTTGGACCGGCATATACGAGAGAAAGAGACCATTGGAAACGATCTTCAAGATGTTCGGGAACGCCGTGATGAGTGGGGACAGGACCGGGATGAATGGCTCGCATCCTGCGGGTTTCCGGAAACGGGTGATATTCTTGTTTATGATTATTTCCTTGAAGATTTCCGGGAATGGAAAAGTATCGCCACTGATCGTCAAACAATCAAAACTGAACGAGATGAGATCGTTCGATGGATTACCTCTTACGATGATCAGGTGACAGAAGCTGTAAAGCAGATCAGCCGCTGGCGGGATGTTCCGTCAATGGAACATTCGTCATTGGAGCGTAAACTGCCCTGGCTGTTCGATGCGATGATGCGCATCACGAAGGAACAAGAAGCACTGGGGGCACTACGCTCTGAATTGTCTGCGATTAAGCGGGAGCAAGATGTGACGCAGGCGCAGCTGGATGATCTTCAGAGTCAGGCAGATACGTTATTGGAGCAAGCAGGTGCTGAAGATGAAGAATCGTTCAGGCGAATGGGCGTACAGGTTCGAAAATGGACAGAGATGAGAGAAAAAAGCCATGAACTGAATCGGCAACTAGCCGGAGGCATCCCTGATTCTTTGGAGCGGCGACTGATCGTTAAAAGAGTAATGGAAGATCCGCGTCCGGTGTCAGATCGTCTGGAGCAACTGGAGACGGATTTCGAAGCGATCAAACACCGGCGTGACCAGGCAATTGAAGAACGAACAAGCCTCCAGCAGGCGATCACTGCGATGGAGCAGGATGGTACAATGGAAGAATACATCTTTAAAAGGGATCAGAGGCTGCTGCAGCTTGAAGAAACGAGGAAACGGTATCTCGTTTCAAAAACCGCTCTTTACTATATTCACAAAATCAGAGAAACCTATGAACAAGAACGTCAACCTGAAGTGATTGCCAGAGCAAAAGCGTATTTTTCAACGCTCACAAATGGACGCTACACAGGCTTCTTCATACCAGCCGAGGGGAGCAGTTTCATCGTCGTCTCGCAAGATGGGCAACGCTTCACTCCCGCGGAACTGAGCCGGGGAACACAGGAACTTTTATATTTGGCTTTACGTTTTTCTCTTGCACTGGATGAAAGCTTCGCTCATACTTTTCCATTGATCATTGATGAAGCGCTGGTCAATCTCGATGCTGCCCGCCGGATTCGCGTCTTAAAATTATTGAAAGAACTCTCCGGGTCAAGGCAAATCCTGATTATGACCTGTCATGAATGGCTTGAAACAGAGCTCGGTTCTGAGCTGGGTGGAAACGTAAAAAAACTATCGTGAATTGTGTAAAATATCGGACTTTTTCCTCTGATATACTTGGATGAGTTACACTTTTGACCAGAAGGTATTCGACATACAATGGTATTGAAATTGGATCAGGAGGCAGATAATATGGCAGCATATCAGGTCTATTTAGTGGAAGACGAGCAGAATCTCGGAGAAGTGATCAAAGCCTACATGGAAAAAGAAGGATGGACAGTTAAGCATTACACTGATGGAAAAGAGGCATCTGAGAAGATCGAAGAGCCACCGCATTTATGGGTGCTTGATATTATGTTACCAGGCATGGATGGGTATCAATTATTAAAACAGATTAAACAGCATGAGGATACGCCTGTGATCTTCATTTCTGCAAGAGATAAGGACCTAGACCGGGTTCTGGGTCTCGAGCTTGGCAGCGATGATTATCTGGCGAAGCCGTTTATGCCGGAAGAATTGATGATCCGTGCCAGGAAACTTTTATCACGGGTATACAATAAAGATGAAGTGTCTCAGGATCTGATCCGGTTGAATGGCTATGAAATCGACCCGATGTCAAGAACCGTGACGGACGATGAGGAAACGATTGATTTAACCACAAAAGAAATGGACCTGGTGATTCTT
This Salisediminibacterium beveridgei DNA region includes the following protein-coding sequences:
- a CDS encoding metallophosphoesterase family protein, with protein sequence MISFIHCADLHLGRPVKTNSNLKNNQEELVKEAAYRSFEKMVDEALAEEVDFVLIAGDLFDEEVRSLRGQWFIKRQCERLNEKGIAVYISHGNHDPLIEEEAVGYPANVKVFPVGGETFFYRHESGETLAISGFSYPQKEFTEKAKAYFPNRTEDATWHIGVLHGQAGNSASDHAPYAPFNLSELRNLRYDYWALGHIHKRMTLSEEPPVYYPGNMQGAHRKESGEKGYLKVSISGGVFTASFKATAPVQYQNVHVDVSGTEQLDDIVQRFADEVQAFPLAALTIVTVMFFGETSRFSQFVNSHNNGELKELLQEGLGMQEEVIIDTIRLKGLVDHEAAERLREDSLYRDLLSIRESLRSKEDWFKDITTDLERNARYRKVSAKLGSVQEDQEIADEAVERVTSALIQKEADRS
- a CDS encoding YhzD family protein; this encodes MAKYYVTAYDKIGKNLMNDVIEAETDSEGRELGMKQLEEQSLLGHTARVVNSQGQLLYFHA
- a CDS encoding response regulator transcription factor translates to MAAYQVYLVEDEQNLGEVIKAYMEKEGWTVKHYTDGKEASEKIEEPPHLWVLDIMLPGMDGYQLLKQIKQHEDTPVIFISARDKDLDRVLGLELGSDDYLAKPFMPEELMIRARKLLSRVYNKDEVSQDLIRLNGYEIDPMSRTVTDDEETIDLTTKEMDLVILLAQNIGKALSREEIIDYVWGEDYFGSERAVDDVVRRVRKKLTRIHVETLYGFGYRILAS
- a CDS encoding PaaI family thioesterase; protein product: MDREAWLKRADKAITAHEEGTPQLFLYELMGFEFQYDEEAETVAIKAPVTEITFNPVGFIHGGILHYLADTAMGHLCAAFLQAPAVSLELKTQYFSSAKDGHMHALASFKKRGKTIQFITCSVSDDEGNLLSETTGTFYRLPQSR
- a CDS encoding AAA family ATPase, with product MRISRIHIYGYGKWVDFDLTFQDDVPVTLTGNNEAGKSTILSFIYAVLFGFPGGGDDRKPRKSKQYGGFLEFTNEEEKVWRIERIASRRKTGDVTITAPDGLKEGKEGVARFLGGLDEKSFKGVFLIDLEGISQLSSLKPEDMNEFLYDAGFERGKILTEIERELTKEQEELFKAQGQKPYMNQLLSELDYLDKKIQETEKQLGSLSSMKKELETTSLRQEELESEFSATETERRRMTLANSFEGVIREWYTLENAKEQEDQSILDHFPQEGIDRLEKLQEEMVTLRAKISGRRSESKTLSEKIDSMSNTIPGDEELSHIREVEKNASLFTHKKSELERLDARDREKQARQEVLEEKWSSIPREVFQEAVADGYQLHQFEQLKMRLQEIKLLEKEKEQQLKTVSERIRQAELRRTEWQEKQLPDEEKASIQRDMQHYEAYQEQQKQNERIKRDLSRLEEQKEELDARMHGQTARLRLVGIIGILLFAGLLFVSEWIVAGVMLILSGAWSVSIVVDLRHMKQKKKSMRSEAEELEQYQVETSPHYMNLEELSKTMKADDEIRMKISALDEELDRHIREKETIGNDLQDVRERRDEWGQDRDEWLASCGFPETGDILVYDYFLEDFREWKSIATDRQTIKTERDEIVRWITSYDDQVTEAVKQISRWRDVPSMEHSSLERKLPWLFDAMMRITKEQEALGALRSELSAIKREQDVTQAQLDDLQSQADTLLEQAGAEDEESFRRMGVQVRKWTEMREKSHELNRQLAGGIPDSLERRLIVKRVMEDPRPVSDRLEQLETDFEAIKHRRDQAIEERTSLQQAITAMEQDGTMEEYIFKRDQRLLQLEETRKRYLVSKTALYYIHKIRETYEQERQPEVIARAKAYFSTLTNGRYTGFFIPAEGSSFIVVSQDGQRFTPAELSRGTQELLYLALRFSLALDESFAHTFPLIIDEALVNLDAARRIRVLKLLKELSGSRQILIMTCHEWLETELGSELGGNVKKLS